In Microbacterium enclense, one genomic interval encodes:
- a CDS encoding polysaccharide biosynthesis tyrosine autokinase — MELKTYWRVIRVGWVWILLGLILGVLAAAGWAALQKPVYTADAGGFLSAAGATSGDDTGSALIADNLAKSKVKSYIDVATWRSVADEVIADLGLNVKPETLVRSVSVTNPVDTVNIIVQANASTPEGARDLAQAWVRAMSAEIQRLESANGGQSIIQLVPGDSAQLPQSPTSPNWRIALAVGAFAGLALGFGVAAVRYLLDRRIRSADAIERETGQVVVGSIPLEKSFTSSERLIPLDAGLYDGARAKYFRVAEALRELRTNIQFMDVDNPPRTIVVTSPLPGDGKSTTSANLAIVLAANGQRVVLIDGDLRRPMVASIFGLVDGVGLTDVLAGRAEFDDVAQLVGAEGKLVVLGAGTLPPNPSEVLGSERMHKLLARLAEDATVIIDAPPLIPVTDAAVLAHNADGAIIVGSVGKTTIETLQKALQSLQRAGGRCLGVVINRVPIKGRGKGYYDYQYTGNYASQGAPAPAPRPVERSEMVTAGNTSSSPTASSSPDAPVPSRRARRSAKN; from the coding sequence ATGGAGCTCAAAACATACTGGCGAGTCATTCGCGTCGGTTGGGTGTGGATCCTTCTGGGGCTCATCCTCGGCGTCCTCGCCGCGGCCGGATGGGCGGCTCTGCAGAAGCCGGTGTACACCGCGGATGCCGGCGGGTTCCTGTCGGCTGCGGGAGCCACATCGGGCGACGACACGGGCTCCGCGCTCATCGCTGACAATCTCGCGAAGTCGAAGGTCAAGTCGTACATCGATGTGGCGACCTGGCGTTCGGTGGCCGACGAGGTGATCGCCGATCTGGGGCTGAACGTGAAGCCCGAGACGTTGGTCCGGTCGGTGTCGGTGACGAACCCGGTCGACACGGTGAACATCATCGTCCAGGCCAATGCCTCGACGCCGGAGGGAGCTCGCGACCTCGCCCAGGCTTGGGTGCGCGCGATGTCCGCGGAGATCCAACGGCTCGAATCCGCGAACGGCGGCCAGTCGATCATTCAGCTCGTTCCCGGGGATTCCGCGCAGCTGCCGCAATCGCCCACGTCTCCGAATTGGCGGATTGCGCTCGCCGTGGGCGCATTCGCGGGATTGGCTCTCGGATTCGGCGTGGCCGCGGTCCGTTATCTGCTCGATCGCCGCATCCGTTCGGCGGATGCCATCGAAAGGGAGACGGGGCAGGTCGTCGTCGGGTCGATCCCGCTGGAGAAGTCGTTCACGTCGTCAGAACGTCTCATCCCGCTGGATGCGGGGCTGTATGACGGAGCGCGCGCGAAGTATTTCCGGGTCGCGGAAGCGCTGCGTGAGCTGCGCACCAACATTCAGTTCATGGACGTCGACAATCCACCGCGCACCATCGTGGTCACGAGTCCCCTCCCGGGCGACGGCAAATCGACGACGAGCGCGAACCTCGCCATCGTGCTCGCCGCGAACGGTCAGCGCGTGGTCCTGATCGATGGAGACTTGCGACGCCCGATGGTGGCGTCGATCTTCGGCCTCGTGGATGGGGTCGGACTCACCGATGTCCTTGCCGGACGGGCGGAGTTCGACGACGTCGCCCAACTCGTGGGAGCCGAGGGGAAGCTGGTCGTCCTGGGCGCCGGAACACTTCCCCCGAACCCCTCGGAGGTGCTCGGGTCGGAGCGCATGCACAAACTCCTGGCCCGGCTCGCCGAAGACGCGACGGTGATCATCGACGCGCCGCCGCTCATCCCGGTGACGGATGCCGCCGTCCTCGCGCACAACGCCGACGGTGCGATCATCGTCGGCAGCGTCGGGAAGACGACGATCGAAACGTTGCAGAAGGCGCTGCAGTCCCTTCAGCGTGCGGGCGGGCGCTGCCTGGGCGTTGTCATCAACCGTGTGCCCATCAAGGGCCGCGGCAAGGGGTACTACGACTACCAATACACCGGCAACTACGCCTCCCAGGGGGCGCCCGCGCCGGCTCCGCGCCCCGTCGAGCGCAGCGAGATGGTGACGGCGGGGAACACCTCGTCCTCGCCGACCGCCTCGTCCTCGCCGGACGCGCCGGTGCCGTCGCGTCGCGCGCGGCGGAGCGCGAAGAACTGA
- a CDS encoding glycosyltransferase, which translates to MGSRRTPAVSIIGTRGYPSYYGGFETAVRRLAPYLVDHGWDVTVYGRPDATDPADPERDNRVTTRVTKGIDSRTLSTLSYGLTSTMDAARRRPDVALIMNVANGFWLPLLRARGIPTVVNVDGLEWEREKWSALGKAVFRAGARVTARLSTERVVDARTIGAAWQTRFGVDGTFIPYGADVPPPLPIEPGLTHRGYALAVARFVPENTVGPFFDATERLAVDHDVIVVGSSGYGGELDERARELDERLPRFHWLGHVHDDNRLHSLWQHAGAYFHGHSVGGTNPALVQAMACGAPIVARDTVHSREVLGTHAGEFTGAQPAAIEAALRGLLSDPARQEQLSAAAVRRAQEAYSWESVNASYERLLRAQLPGGSAPTTPTEARRDRER; encoded by the coding sequence GTGGGATCTCGCCGCACGCCCGCCGTCTCCATCATCGGGACCCGCGGATACCCCAGTTATTACGGGGGCTTCGAGACAGCCGTCCGACGCCTCGCGCCGTACCTCGTGGACCACGGATGGGACGTCACGGTCTACGGTCGCCCCGACGCGACCGACCCCGCCGATCCCGAGCGTGACAACCGCGTCACCACGCGGGTGACCAAGGGCATCGACTCCCGGACCCTCAGCACCCTGTCGTACGGACTGACGTCGACGATGGATGCCGCACGCCGGCGCCCCGACGTGGCCCTGATCATGAACGTCGCCAACGGCTTCTGGCTGCCGCTTCTGCGTGCCCGCGGCATCCCCACGGTCGTCAACGTCGACGGCCTCGAATGGGAACGCGAGAAGTGGAGCGCGCTGGGGAAGGCGGTCTTCCGCGCGGGAGCACGCGTGACCGCGCGCCTGTCGACCGAACGCGTCGTCGACGCCCGCACGATCGGTGCGGCGTGGCAGACCCGTTTCGGGGTCGACGGCACCTTCATCCCCTACGGTGCCGACGTCCCGCCGCCGCTGCCGATCGAACCCGGACTCACCCATCGCGGCTACGCCTTGGCGGTCGCCCGCTTCGTGCCCGAGAACACGGTGGGCCCGTTCTTCGACGCCACCGAACGCCTCGCCGTCGACCACGACGTCATCGTGGTGGGCTCCTCCGGGTATGGCGGCGAGCTCGACGAGCGGGCACGGGAACTCGATGAACGGCTCCCCCGATTCCACTGGCTCGGCCACGTGCACGACGACAACCGTCTGCACAGCTTGTGGCAGCACGCGGGAGCGTACTTCCACGGCCACAGCGTCGGTGGCACGAACCCCGCCCTCGTCCAGGCGATGGCGTGCGGTGCACCCATCGTCGCGCGTGACACGGTTCATAGCCGTGAGGTGCTCGGCACCCACGCAGGAGAGTTCACCGGAGCCCAGCCCGCCGCCATCGAGGCGGCTCTGCGCGGGCTGCTCTCCGACCCGGCCCGGCAGGAGCAGCTCAGCGCCGCAGCGGTGCGGAGGGCCCAAGAGGCCTATTCGTGGGAGAGCGTCAACGCGTCCTACGAGCGGTTGCTGCGGGCGCAGCTGCCCGGGGGTTCCGCCCCGACCACGCCGACAGAAGCACGACGCGACCGGGAACGCTGA
- a CDS encoding DUF4012 domain-containing protein, with protein MSRTVPTRRLRPAVIAWLALGALTAVLVALAGAVAIGGFIAQKELRAAVPLVTKMQGQFGADDRTALASSIEELQGHAARARSAADTLPWQIAEQAPFIGPTLHAVRESTVAVDELAQGALPALADVDPALLRPKDGAFDVAAISQLSGPLSTASSAADRAADAVRDVDVAETPGVLQGPLGQLTGAVRGLQPALSRAIALMPVLPSLMGADGAKNYLLLVQNNAEARGTGGIPASVVLLKVENGKMEIAQQATSRDFTNTRKESILPLDPEVVKLYDDKIGRYSQDITSTPDFAMSADFARAYWTESFGTPVDGVMSIDPVTLSYLLDATGPITLATGDQLTSSDAVKILLSDVYARYPDNADQDAFFASAAVEVFDAVSSGDFAPVSFATALVRAVDENRVYFYSFDDTTRAAFAGSRLLGPLPSTDDDQQTTLGVFINDLTEAKLSYYTWMSADVSVNRCSAVPTYTTTVTFTNALDRATSDGLVRYVDAGKHFPKGTIGTDMQFYGPSGATFVKASFDGVDVPVTTGEHLGRPVARLFSTNDPQTTHSLSVTFEGAPDNGDDVSLVHTPMVNPVPSHITEVSCG; from the coding sequence ATGTCGAGAACTGTCCCGACCCGTCGACTCCGCCCCGCGGTGATCGCCTGGCTCGCCCTCGGAGCCCTGACCGCCGTGCTCGTCGCCCTGGCCGGTGCCGTGGCGATCGGCGGGTTCATCGCCCAGAAGGAGCTGCGCGCCGCCGTCCCGTTGGTGACGAAGATGCAGGGACAGTTCGGTGCCGACGACCGGACGGCACTCGCGTCGTCGATCGAGGAGCTGCAGGGCCACGCCGCCCGCGCACGGAGCGCCGCCGACACGTTGCCGTGGCAGATCGCGGAGCAGGCGCCCTTCATCGGCCCCACGCTGCACGCCGTGCGGGAGTCGACCGTCGCCGTCGACGAACTCGCCCAGGGGGCATTGCCCGCCCTCGCCGACGTCGACCCCGCCTTGCTGCGGCCGAAGGACGGGGCGTTCGACGTCGCGGCGATCTCGCAGCTCTCCGGGCCTCTCTCGACCGCCTCGAGCGCCGCCGATCGCGCCGCCGACGCGGTGCGCGACGTCGACGTCGCCGAGACGCCCGGCGTACTCCAAGGCCCGCTCGGCCAGCTCACCGGTGCGGTGCGCGGTCTCCAGCCGGCGCTGTCCCGCGCCATCGCGCTCATGCCGGTGCTGCCCTCCCTGATGGGCGCCGACGGAGCGAAGAACTACCTGCTGCTGGTCCAGAACAACGCCGAGGCGCGTGGAACCGGGGGCATCCCGGCATCCGTGGTTCTCCTCAAGGTCGAGAACGGCAAGATGGAGATCGCCCAGCAGGCGACGAGCCGCGACTTCACGAACACGCGGAAGGAGTCGATCCTGCCGCTGGATCCCGAGGTCGTGAAGCTGTACGACGACAAGATCGGCCGGTACTCGCAGGACATCACGTCGACGCCCGACTTCGCCATGTCGGCCGATTTCGCCCGGGCGTACTGGACCGAGTCGTTCGGCACGCCCGTCGACGGCGTCATGTCGATCGATCCCGTGACGCTGTCGTACCTCCTCGATGCGACCGGGCCGATCACGCTCGCCACGGGCGACCAATTGACGTCGTCGGATGCCGTGAAGATCCTGCTGAGCGACGTGTACGCGCGCTACCCCGACAACGCGGACCAGGACGCGTTCTTCGCCTCGGCGGCGGTCGAGGTCTTCGATGCGGTGTCGTCGGGAGACTTCGCGCCCGTGTCCTTCGCGACCGCTCTCGTGCGCGCCGTCGATGAGAACCGGGTGTACTTCTACTCGTTCGACGACACCACGCGCGCGGCGTTCGCGGGCTCGCGCCTGCTCGGACCGCTGCCGTCGACCGATGACGACCAGCAGACCACGCTGGGGGTGTTCATCAACGACCTGACCGAGGCGAAGCTGAGCTACTACACGTGGATGTCGGCCGATGTCTCGGTGAACCGTTGTTCGGCCGTCCCCACGTACACGACGACGGTCACGTTCACGAACGCGCTCGACCGCGCGACCTCGGACGGTCTCGTCCGGTACGTCGACGCGGGCAAGCATTTCCCCAAGGGGACGATCGGCACCGACATGCAGTTCTACGGACCCAGCGGGGCGACGTTCGTCAAGGCGAGCTTCGACGGCGTCGACGTGCCGGTCACCACCGGCGAGCACCTCGGTCGGCCCGTCGCTCGTCTGTTCTCCACGAACGACCCGCAGACGACGCACTCGCTGAGCGTGACCTTCGAGGGGGCGCCCGACAACGGCGACGACGTGTCGCTCGTGCACACGCCGATGGTGAACCCCGTCCCCTCGCACATCACCGAGGTGTCCTGCGGCTGA
- a CDS encoding polysaccharide pyruvyl transferase family protein has product MTGRVEAFAWNPRTSLKLPVVRRFAVGPRKNNFGDLVGPMVVELMRARLGLSDQSRSGATVRLFSVGSVLHFASDGDVVWGSGVNGKIGADRYDWTSLDVRAVRGPLTRKWVSDRTGQEAPGVYGDPALLLFELGFARPVREATREVLYIPNLNDLGRPVPAGHTVSPRSPLRQVLEEIAASEVVVTSSLHALIFAEMLGVPVALIKPSAESSFKYEDYARGTGRDELPMFEDFSSALTHASTSRHRDEDVLAAWSSEPLISAFPADVFAPAAADEGSR; this is encoded by the coding sequence TTGACCGGTCGCGTCGAAGCATTCGCGTGGAATCCGCGCACGTCGCTCAAGCTGCCCGTGGTCCGCAGGTTCGCTGTCGGGCCGCGCAAGAACAACTTCGGCGATCTCGTCGGCCCGATGGTCGTGGAGCTGATGCGCGCTCGTCTCGGTCTGTCCGACCAGTCGCGTTCCGGGGCGACGGTCCGTCTCTTCTCGGTGGGGTCTGTCCTGCATTTCGCCTCTGACGGAGATGTGGTGTGGGGGAGCGGCGTCAACGGCAAGATCGGAGCGGACCGTTACGACTGGACGTCTCTCGACGTGCGCGCGGTTCGGGGACCGCTCACGCGGAAGTGGGTCTCGGATCGGACCGGGCAGGAAGCGCCCGGCGTGTATGGCGACCCCGCCCTCCTGCTGTTCGAGCTGGGGTTCGCGCGTCCCGTTCGCGAGGCGACGCGTGAGGTGCTCTACATCCCGAACCTGAACGATCTGGGACGCCCGGTGCCCGCCGGGCACACCGTGTCTCCGAGATCGCCGCTGCGTCAGGTCCTCGAGGAGATCGCGGCGAGCGAGGTCGTGGTCACCTCGTCGCTGCACGCACTGATCTTCGCCGAGATGCTGGGGGTTCCCGTCGCTCTCATCAAGCCGTCGGCGGAGAGTTCGTTCAAGTACGAGGATTACGCCCGGGGCACGGGCCGCGACGAACTACCGATGTTCGAGGACTTCTCCTCCGCCCTGACGCATGCCTCGACCTCGCGTCACCGCGATGAGGACGTCCTCGCCGCCTGGTCGAGCGAGCCACTGATCTCGGCATTCCCCGCCGACGTCTTCGCTCCCGCGGCCGCCGACGAGGGTTCCCGATGA
- a CDS encoding glycosyltransferase family 2 protein: protein MRERDRVVVVIPAYNEAEALPSFLAEIRASFAAIDTPVSIVVLDDASTDETAAAAAGLAEVVRAPQNRGHGPTALAAYAEGLREGSSVIVHVDGDGQFYGDDIARVALALDDVDADVVHGVRRGRTDPWFRRGLSGLVRLAVLMLCGRSVPDVNTPLRAYRPDTLAELVAAVPADALVPHVHFSIAEARIGLRMRYVAVASIPRRAAMVQGTMWGEGRSRHVLPPRRLVRFAARAFAELWRVDIVTAGRGSRSRAAGTAPARG, encoded by the coding sequence GTGCGGGAACGAGACCGGGTTGTCGTCGTGATACCGGCCTACAACGAGGCCGAAGCCCTGCCCTCGTTCCTCGCGGAAATCCGGGCCTCGTTCGCCGCGATCGATACGCCCGTGTCGATCGTCGTCCTCGACGATGCGTCGACCGACGAGACGGCGGCCGCAGCCGCTGGACTCGCCGAGGTGGTGCGGGCACCTCAGAACCGCGGCCACGGCCCCACGGCGCTCGCGGCCTACGCCGAGGGGCTTCGCGAGGGCTCGAGCGTGATCGTCCATGTCGACGGCGACGGCCAGTTCTATGGAGATGACATCGCCCGAGTCGCTCTCGCCCTCGACGATGTCGACGCCGATGTCGTGCACGGGGTGCGTCGCGGTCGAACCGATCCATGGTTCCGCCGCGGACTGAGCGGTCTCGTCCGCCTCGCGGTCCTGATGTTGTGCGGACGATCGGTCCCCGACGTGAACACCCCCTTGCGCGCGTATCGCCCCGACACGCTTGCCGAGCTCGTTGCTGCCGTTCCCGCCGACGCGCTCGTCCCGCACGTGCACTTCTCGATCGCCGAGGCCCGGATCGGATTGCGCATGCGCTACGTCGCGGTGGCGAGCATCCCTCGTCGAGCCGCGATGGTGCAAGGCACGATGTGGGGCGAAGGGCGCTCGCGTCACGTGCTGCCTCCGCGGCGGCTCGTGCGCTTCGCGGCGCGCGCGTTCGCCGAGCTGTGGCGCGTCGACATCGTGACGGCGGGCCGGGGGTCCCGTTCGCGCGCCGCCGGGACCGCCCCCGCACGCGGCTGA
- a CDS encoding VanZ family protein, protein MRLSIAAVGLGLCLCVVLLATLWPTPIDQGYESAIQRLLAVLHRNGVPSWYGYRWFEATANVLMFLPLGFFLALVFPTRVLWLALPLVPLVSLGLEGAQLLFLPARFATLNDVVANSLGGWIGVAVAALIVLAVHERDRRVLARWRERHVITLEEARR, encoded by the coding sequence GTGCGCCTGTCCATCGCCGCCGTCGGGCTCGGGCTGTGCCTGTGCGTCGTCCTGCTCGCGACGCTCTGGCCGACGCCGATCGATCAGGGGTACGAGAGCGCGATCCAGCGCCTGCTGGCCGTGCTCCATCGCAACGGCGTCCCGTCCTGGTACGGCTATCGCTGGTTCGAGGCGACCGCGAACGTCCTGATGTTCCTTCCCCTCGGCTTCTTCCTCGCCCTGGTGTTCCCGACGCGCGTGCTGTGGCTGGCGCTCCCGCTCGTGCCTCTCGTGTCCCTCGGTCTGGAGGGGGCCCAGTTGCTGTTTCTGCCGGCGCGCTTCGCGACTCTCAACGACGTCGTCGCGAACTCGCTCGGGGGGTGGATCGGCGTCGCCGTCGCCGCGCTCATCGTCCTCGCGGTCCATGAGCGCGATCGCCGGGTCCTCGCGCGCTGGCGTGAGCGCCACGTGATCACCCTCGAGGAGGCGCGCCGATGA
- a CDS encoding lipopolysaccharide biosynthesis protein has product MSDGGKAARGARVTLGGQAVKFALQLTSTVVLARLLSPDDFGLFAMVLAVTGFAALLGDFGLSNAAVQAKEISSQQRSNLFWISASVGLVLYGSFFLAAPLIESFYQVDGVAMVVRVMAIGFVLSALASQFTAHLTRGLSFGRLALIDIVAQASGLALALILALNGAGYWALVGQQLAAAGMLLLLTFVLAKWVPRLPGKAPMRPLLSFAANSFGVQALSYVSGNVDSVALGRTSGPEALGLYDRAYQLFKIPVQQIAAPLTRVALPILSRQQTDRSRMSRYVEQAQLGMTYVLGAAFCLGAALATPVIEVALGPQWTSAAGIFAILALGGIFQVMGYVYYWSFLACGLTGLQLRFSIVTRSLMVVLIIAGAPFGPVGVAIAVAGSLALNWIVLSLFPMRQTGMNVGAIVRTGLRGIAMNVLMAGVVWSVDFFLAHELFPIVRILIGVAVGAAFYALAALVAKPIARDVRAILHMVRRSFR; this is encoded by the coding sequence GTGTCTGACGGCGGCAAAGCGGCGCGCGGGGCCCGCGTCACGCTCGGCGGCCAGGCCGTCAAGTTCGCTCTGCAGCTGACCTCGACGGTCGTGCTGGCACGTCTGCTGTCTCCCGATGACTTCGGGCTGTTCGCCATGGTGTTGGCCGTCACCGGGTTCGCTGCTCTGCTGGGCGACTTCGGCCTCTCCAACGCCGCGGTGCAGGCGAAAGAGATCAGCAGCCAGCAACGCTCCAATCTCTTCTGGATCAGCGCCAGCGTGGGCCTCGTCCTCTACGGCTCCTTCTTCCTGGCCGCGCCTCTGATCGAGTCCTTCTACCAGGTCGACGGTGTGGCGATGGTCGTGCGTGTGATGGCGATCGGATTCGTCCTGTCCGCCCTCGCCTCGCAGTTCACGGCGCACCTCACGCGCGGCCTGAGCTTCGGTCGCCTCGCCCTGATCGACATCGTGGCGCAGGCATCCGGTCTCGCGCTGGCGCTGATCCTGGCACTGAACGGGGCCGGGTACTGGGCTCTGGTCGGTCAGCAGCTCGCCGCCGCGGGCATGCTCCTCCTCCTCACCTTCGTGCTCGCGAAATGGGTGCCCCGCTTGCCGGGGAAGGCTCCGATGCGACCGCTGCTGTCTTTCGCCGCGAACTCCTTCGGTGTCCAGGCGCTGTCGTACGTCAGCGGCAACGTCGACTCGGTGGCCCTCGGCCGCACGTCCGGCCCGGAGGCGTTGGGCCTCTACGACCGCGCGTACCAGTTGTTCAAGATCCCCGTGCAGCAGATCGCGGCTCCCCTCACGCGTGTCGCCCTACCGATCCTTTCGCGCCAGCAGACCGACCGCTCTCGCATGAGCAGGTACGTCGAGCAGGCACAGCTCGGGATGACCTATGTGCTCGGCGCGGCATTCTGCCTGGGCGCGGCGCTGGCGACACCTGTCATCGAGGTGGCGCTGGGCCCGCAATGGACCTCGGCGGCCGGTATCTTCGCCATCCTCGCGTTGGGGGGGATCTTCCAGGTGATGGGGTACGTCTACTACTGGTCGTTCCTCGCGTGTGGGCTCACTGGCCTTCAGCTGCGCTTCTCGATCGTGACGCGCAGCCTCATGGTGGTGCTCATCATCGCCGGCGCCCCGTTCGGCCCGGTGGGCGTGGCCATCGCGGTCGCGGGAAGCCTCGCGCTCAACTGGATCGTCCTGTCGCTGTTCCCGATGCGTCAGACCGGTATGAACGTCGGAGCGATCGTCCGCACCGGGCTTCGCGGCATCGCGATGAATGTGCTCATGGCCGGCGTCGTGTGGTCAGTGGACTTCTTTCTGGCCCACGAGCTGTTCCCGATCGTTCGCATCCTGATCGGCGTCGCGGTCGGTGCCGCGTTCTACGCCCTTGCCGCGCTCGTGGCAAAGCCGATCGCTCGAGACGTGCGAGCGATTCTTCACATGGTTCGAAGGAGTTTTCGTTGA
- a CDS encoding GtrA family protein yields MTLVGRSRNLRRAGALSARFLIVGAISTAIEIAAFNLLMLAGVGPVAAKVIASLIALVNAYVGNRQWAFRSRSRDGAGRQMVRFLLVNAACTAIGAGSVWLGVRALEALFGEAGPVGLNLVNLASIAAVTVIRFALYHYIVFPRSTAIPGPSEGSGRLAP; encoded by the coding sequence ATGACACTCGTGGGGCGCAGCCGGAATCTTCGTCGTGCCGGCGCACTGTCGGCACGGTTCCTCATCGTGGGCGCGATCAGCACCGCCATCGAGATCGCGGCGTTCAACCTGCTGATGCTCGCCGGCGTCGGTCCCGTCGCCGCGAAGGTCATCGCCTCCCTCATCGCGCTCGTGAACGCCTACGTCGGCAACCGTCAGTGGGCCTTCCGCTCACGCTCCCGCGACGGCGCCGGGCGTCAGATGGTCCGCTTCCTCCTCGTGAACGCCGCCTGCACCGCGATCGGCGCGGGATCGGTGTGGCTCGGAGTACGCGCCCTCGAGGCGCTCTTCGGTGAGGCCGGCCCCGTCGGCCTCAACCTCGTGAACCTCGCCTCGATCGCGGCGGTGACGGTAATTCGCTTCGCGCTGTACCACTACATCGTGTTCCCTCGCTCGACCGCGATTCCGGGGCCGAGCGAGGGCTCGGGTAGGCTCGCCCCGTGA
- the lepB gene encoding signal peptidase I, with product MSEPPTSTPTAPSRLRRIRRSPITHLVVAFVILALVQLFFVKPFQVPSESMSPTLETGDRMLANRIALTLSPPHEGDIVVFSRPDTWESSADPSPLRVAIGWVGDLVGFGPSNLDALVKRVIGEPGTTVQCCSAEGAVTVDGVPLDESYVVNDLPYTPGVLDCTTVPTSSRCFGPIVVPDDSYLVMGDNRANSADSVYGCRGLATGATCARFVPREKMLGTVFAIIWPLDRAFSSLDGR from the coding sequence GTGAGCGAGCCCCCGACGTCGACACCGACCGCCCCCTCGCGGCTCCGCCGCATCCGGCGGTCGCCGATCACCCATCTTGTCGTCGCCTTCGTCATCCTCGCGCTCGTGCAGCTGTTCTTCGTCAAGCCCTTTCAGGTGCCGTCGGAGTCCATGTCCCCCACGCTCGAGACCGGTGACCGCATGCTCGCCAACCGCATCGCGCTCACGCTCTCCCCACCCCATGAGGGCGACATCGTGGTGTTCTCCCGCCCCGACACCTGGGAGTCCTCGGCGGACCCGAGCCCGTTACGCGTCGCGATCGGATGGGTGGGCGACCTCGTCGGGTTCGGCCCCAGCAACCTGGACGCTCTGGTCAAACGCGTCATCGGGGAGCCGGGAACCACCGTGCAGTGCTGTTCGGCCGAGGGAGCGGTGACCGTCGACGGAGTCCCCCTCGACGAAAGCTACGTGGTCAACGACCTCCCCTACACACCGGGCGTCCTCGACTGCACGACGGTGCCGACCTCGTCGCGGTGTTTCGGCCCGATCGTCGTTCCGGACGACAGCTACCTGGTGATGGGCGACAACCGCGCCAATTCCGCCGACTCGGTCTACGGATGCCGCGGGCTCGCGACCGGAGCGACCTGCGCGCGCTTCGTCCCCCGCGAGAAGATGCTGGGCACGGTGTTCGCCATCATCTGGCCCCTCGACCGTGCGTTCTCCTCTCTCGACGGACGCTGA
- a CDS encoding nucleotidyltransferase family protein has protein sequence MTLLAPLIQKVATSRGIRMLCIKGDALALQGLRTQRASGDVDVLVDPDRFEEFSDILRAYGWRDRDRQVLTPLPAAGSVTMPHARTLEHPHWPSHLDLHRYYPGFLGPADETFEMLWAERETIARDHLEYVVPSATDHWILAALHAARSADAAQTRDLQEHARETFADRLASVRDRAVVLRASAPLRDVFAELGARGPVDDAAASPLLEAWRRRLSEGTKDEAFVEQLVTARRFDKLALTLRHLFPHPRSARAFHAVGPGARGMAAFYLRRLAAAPGYARQYAEILWRGRRSKR, from the coding sequence GTGACTCTTCTTGCTCCGCTGATCCAGAAGGTCGCGACGTCTCGCGGGATACGGATGCTCTGCATCAAAGGCGATGCGCTCGCGCTGCAGGGTCTGCGGACGCAACGGGCGTCGGGGGACGTGGACGTCCTCGTCGATCCCGACCGCTTCGAGGAGTTCTCCGACATCCTCCGGGCATACGGGTGGCGTGACCGTGATCGGCAGGTGCTGACCCCGCTCCCCGCCGCGGGTTCGGTCACGATGCCGCACGCGCGAACCCTGGAGCATCCGCATTGGCCGTCGCACCTCGACCTTCACCGGTACTACCCCGGTTTCTTGGGCCCCGCCGACGAGACGTTCGAGATGCTGTGGGCAGAGCGCGAGACGATCGCACGCGACCACCTGGAGTACGTCGTCCCGTCGGCGACGGATCACTGGATCCTGGCCGCGCTGCACGCCGCGAGGTCGGCGGACGCGGCGCAGACCCGTGACCTACAAGAACATGCACGAGAGACGTTCGCCGACCGCCTGGCATCCGTCCGGGACCGCGCCGTGGTGCTCCGCGCCTCGGCTCCGCTCCGCGACGTCTTCGCCGAGTTGGGAGCGCGCGGCCCGGTCGACGACGCGGCGGCGTCGCCCCTCCTCGAGGCGTGGCGACGCCGACTCAGCGAGGGGACGAAAGACGAGGCCTTCGTGGAACAGTTGGTGACAGCCCGCCGTTTCGACAAGCTCGCCCTCACCCTGCGACACCTCTTCCCTCACCCGCGCTCGGCTCGGGCGTTCCACGCGGTGGGCCCGGGGGCGCGAGGGATGGCGGCGTTCTACCTCCGGCGCCTGGCAGCCGCCCCCGGGTACGCCCGGCAGTACGCCGAGATCCTGTGGCGAGGACGGAGATCGAAACGATGA
- a CDS encoding PqqD family protein, with the protein MTAEEPRWHRAPAVLWTDDDDVVYVVDPEGKDPFVVLALEGTAAAIWRHLAADPSLGDVITSIALEYELAPGDVGTAVADFLRGLRESGLATTDAVENRA; encoded by the coding sequence ATGACCGCCGAAGAGCCACGATGGCATCGCGCGCCCGCCGTCCTCTGGACGGACGACGACGACGTCGTCTACGTCGTGGATCCCGAGGGGAAGGATCCTTTCGTGGTCCTCGCCCTCGAGGGAACGGCGGCGGCGATCTGGCGGCATCTCGCGGCGGACCCGTCCCTCGGCGACGTGATCACCTCGATCGCCCTCGAGTACGAACTCGCCCCCGGCGACGTCGGCACAGCTGTGGCCGACTTCCTTCGCGGACTCCGCGAAAGCGGACTCGCGACGACCGACGCCGTCGAGAATCGCGCCTGA